The Kordia sp. SMS9 genome window below encodes:
- a CDS encoding outer membrane beta-barrel family protein codes for MNLKITSLIVLFTFFTAVGQETYQVTGKLIASDSETAVSFANAVLLQDGEVVKGSSSETTGTFLIENITAGKYTLNISFLGYKTYNKTMEVRSNLNLGTIVLQKDMEALDGVTITHKKPSLKREIDRLVFNIQGTPLTEENTWEVLRRTPGVIVINNTLSVKNGSPTVYINDRKVHLSSSEIYQLLEGTPAETIKSVEVITNPPARYDAQGGTILNIVMEKNLIVGYHGSVYGNFTQGVFPRYNGGINQFYKRGKFNIFGNYNYTHNKLNRDNDEEINYLDNATTTSVWNSLINRNERSNQHNFSLNVDYEFDAKNTVRFSGSFLYLPYWKRDTETNSVIDDQTAANEDFSLQAINKFNQDKHNLGLNLDYVHKFEKEGEQLSANVHYTDYDKANDQSVATDYTVVANPNFSTAFTTHANQRTNILSGQVDYELPISETANFEAGAKVANIDTKSNLQQFNIINDISTLDVDNSDIFDYDEFIYAAYVSYAKSWEDWSIKVGFRGEQTELRGNSVSTNQVNTQNYFELFPTAYISHKVSEKVNVYADFSRRIQRPSFDDLNPFRFNFTDFSFAAGNPRLQPAIRNMYKIGVEINDTFFIEAYYAYNKSAIFELTLQDNDSDILQYLASNIEKNVDYGLDFITYFPVSDTWDVSFVSSVFNMSDTFTLGDNVQTTQSKWSLYTTLDNNFTFLKDKSLTANLSILYVSDNIQGLSEVSGTNLVALSLRKTLWNKKATLSLTLSDILNGQEFTNTTRFVNQNSRYFSNYDTQTIRVGLRYNFGNTKLQTNQRTKSSAEQERLKD; via the coding sequence ATGAACCTAAAAATCACAAGTTTAATTGTGCTTTTTACATTTTTTACCGCAGTAGGTCAAGAAACCTATCAAGTCACAGGTAAACTGATTGCTTCCGATTCGGAAACTGCAGTCTCATTTGCCAATGCGGTATTGCTTCAAGATGGCGAAGTGGTGAAAGGAAGTTCTTCAGAAACTACAGGAACTTTTTTAATCGAAAATATCACGGCAGGCAAGTACACATTAAACATTAGTTTTTTAGGCTACAAAACCTATAACAAAACTATGGAAGTCCGTAGTAACTTGAATTTAGGTACGATTGTGCTTCAAAAAGATATGGAAGCGTTGGACGGCGTAACGATTACCCATAAAAAACCCTCATTAAAACGAGAAATAGATCGTTTGGTTTTCAATATTCAAGGAACACCACTTACAGAAGAAAACACATGGGAAGTGTTGCGTAGAACACCTGGTGTTATTGTCATTAACAATACATTATCAGTTAAAAACGGCTCGCCAACCGTGTACATTAACGATCGAAAAGTACATCTTTCGTCAAGTGAAATCTATCAATTGTTGGAAGGAACACCTGCAGAAACAATCAAATCTGTTGAGGTGATTACCAATCCACCAGCGCGCTATGATGCACAAGGTGGCACGATTTTGAATATTGTGATGGAAAAGAACTTGATTGTTGGCTATCATGGAAGTGTGTATGGAAACTTTACACAAGGTGTTTTTCCACGTTATAACGGAGGAATCAATCAGTTTTATAAGCGTGGAAAGTTCAATATTTTCGGAAACTATAATTATACGCACAACAAACTCAATCGTGATAATGATGAAGAGATTAACTATTTGGATAATGCAACAACAACGTCCGTTTGGAACTCACTCATTAACAGAAATGAACGCTCAAATCAACATAATTTTAGCTTGAATGTCGATTATGAATTTGACGCAAAAAACACCGTACGTTTTTCGGGAAGCTTCTTGTATCTTCCGTATTGGAAGCGAGACACAGAGACCAATTCGGTGATAGATGATCAAACCGCAGCCAACGAAGATTTTTCATTACAGGCAATTAATAAATTCAATCAAGACAAGCATAACTTAGGATTGAATTTGGATTACGTACACAAATTTGAAAAAGAAGGCGAACAACTTTCGGCAAATGTACATTATACAGATTACGATAAGGCAAACGATCAATCTGTAGCAACGGATTATACGGTTGTTGCCAATCCTAATTTTTCTACGGCATTTACTACACACGCCAATCAACGCACGAATATTTTGAGTGGACAAGTAGATTATGAATTGCCCATCAGTGAAACAGCAAACTTTGAAGCAGGAGCGAAAGTAGCAAATATTGACACGAAAAGTAATTTACAGCAATTCAATATTATCAATGATATTTCCACACTTGATGTGGACAACTCAGACATATTTGATTACGATGAATTTATTTATGCAGCGTATGTGAGTTATGCGAAAAGTTGGGAAGATTGGAGTATAAAGGTTGGTTTTAGAGGTGAACAAACAGAACTCAGAGGAAACTCTGTAAGTACCAATCAAGTGAATACGCAAAATTATTTTGAATTGTTTCCAACGGCGTATATCAGTCATAAAGTATCGGAAAAGGTAAATGTATACGCAGATTTCAGTCGAAGAATTCAACGTCCAAGCTTTGACGATTTGAATCCGTTCCGATTCAATTTTACAGATTTTTCCTTTGCTGCAGGAAACCCACGATTGCAGCCTGCTATTAGAAATATGTATAAAATAGGTGTAGAAATTAACGATACGTTTTTTATTGAAGCCTATTATGCATACAACAAATCGGCAATTTTTGAACTCACTTTACAAGACAATGATAGCGACATTTTACAATATCTTGCTTCAAACATTGAGAAAAATGTAGACTATGGGCTAGATTTTATCACTTATTTTCCTGTTTCAGACACTTGGGATGTCTCTTTTGTCTCCTCTGTATTCAATATGAGCGATACCTTTACACTAGGTGACAATGTGCAAACGACGCAAAGTAAATGGTCTTTATATACCACTTTGGACAATAATTTTACATTTTTAAAAGATAAAAGTTTAACGGCAAATCTTTCCATCTTATATGTTTCTGATAACATTCAAGGACTTTCAGAAGTTTCAGGAACCAACCTAGTAGCGTTGTCGCTTCGCAAGACATTGTGGAATAAAAAAGCAACACTTTCATTGACACTAAGTGATATTTTAAACGGACAAGAATTTACAAATACGACCCGATTTGTAAACCAAAATAGCCGTTACTTTTCTAACTACGACACGCAAACCATTCGTGTAGGACTCCGTTACAATTTCGGAAACACGAAATTGCAAACCAATCAACGTACCAAATCTTCTGCCGAGCAGGAACGTTTGAAGGACTAG
- the lepA gene encoding translation elongation factor 4: MKHIRNFCIIAHIDHGKSTLADRLLDFTGSVTEREKQDQLLDSMDLERERGITIKSHAIQMEYTYEGQEYILNLIDTPGHVDFSYEVSRSIAACEGALLIVDAAQSIQAQTISNLYLALENDLEIIPVLNKVDLPSANPEEVTDDIVDLLGCDPEEVIHASGKTGFGVDNILAAVIDRIPPPKGNPDEPLQALIFDSVYNPFRGVETYFRVMNGSIKKGQLIKFVATGNEYGADEVGTLKLSQVVKKEIKTGDVGYLITGIKDAREVKVGDTITDAKTPTTNAIEGFEDVKPMVFAGIYPVDTEDYEELRNSMEKLQLNDASLVFTPESSAALGFGFRCGFLGMLHMEIIQERLEREFNMTVITTVPNVSYHAFSRKNPEEVIIVNNPSDLPDPSSLDRVEEPYIKATIITKSDFVGNVMSLCIEKRGLITNQTYLTTERVELSFDMPLAEIVFDFYDRLKTVSKGYASFDYSPIGMRKSKLVRVDILLNAQSVDALSALIHADNAYNIGKKMCEKLKELIPRQQFDIPVQAAIGAKIISRETIKALRKDVTAKCYGGDISRKRKLLEKQKKGKKRMRQVGNVEIPQQAFMAVLKLND; encoded by the coding sequence ATGAAGCACATTAGAAACTTTTGCATTATTGCACATATTGATCATGGAAAGAGTACGTTAGCGGACAGATTGTTAGATTTTACAGGATCTGTCACTGAACGAGAAAAGCAGGATCAATTATTAGATAGTATGGATTTAGAGCGTGAGCGTGGAATTACGATTAAATCGCATGCCATTCAAATGGAATATACGTATGAAGGACAAGAGTATATTTTAAATTTGATTGACACACCAGGACACGTAGATTTCTCCTATGAAGTATCACGATCTATTGCTGCGTGTGAAGGTGCTTTGCTTATTGTGGATGCTGCACAAAGCATTCAAGCACAAACTATCTCTAATTTATATTTGGCTTTAGAGAACGATCTGGAAATTATTCCGGTATTGAATAAAGTAGATTTACCAAGTGCCAATCCTGAAGAAGTAACCGATGATATTGTTGATTTATTAGGTTGCGATCCTGAAGAGGTCATTCACGCAAGTGGAAAAACAGGTTTTGGTGTCGATAATATTTTAGCAGCCGTTATTGACCGTATTCCTCCACCAAAAGGAAACCCTGACGAGCCATTACAAGCGTTGATTTTTGACTCTGTATACAATCCATTTCGCGGTGTAGAAACCTATTTTAGAGTCATGAATGGTTCTATAAAGAAAGGACAACTTATTAAGTTTGTAGCCACTGGAAACGAATACGGTGCTGATGAAGTTGGAACGTTAAAGTTGAGTCAGGTTGTAAAAAAAGAGATTAAAACTGGCGATGTTGGCTATTTAATTACTGGAATTAAAGATGCGCGCGAAGTAAAAGTCGGTGATACTATTACAGATGCTAAAACGCCAACTACCAATGCTATTGAAGGTTTTGAGGACGTAAAACCAATGGTTTTCGCAGGAATTTATCCTGTAGATACCGAAGATTATGAAGAATTGCGTAATTCGATGGAAAAACTGCAATTGAATGATGCTTCGTTGGTATTTACGCCAGAAAGTTCAGCCGCATTAGGATTTGGTTTCCGTTGTGGATTCTTAGGAATGTTGCACATGGAAATCATTCAAGAACGTTTGGAACGCGAATTCAACATGACGGTGATTACCACGGTTCCTAACGTATCGTATCATGCGTTTTCAAGAAAGAATCCTGAAGAAGTAATCATTGTCAATAATCCTTCCGATTTGCCCGATCCGTCAAGTTTAGATCGTGTGGAAGAACCGTATATTAAAGCGACGATTATCACAAAATCGGACTTTGTAGGGAATGTAATGTCCTTGTGTATTGAAAAACGCGGATTGATTACCAATCAAACGTATTTGACTACTGAGCGTGTGGAGTTGTCGTTTGACATGCCATTAGCTGAAATTGTATTTGATTTTTACGATCGATTGAAAACGGTTTCCAAAGGATATGCGTCGTTTGACTACTCGCCAATAGGAATGCGCAAGTCGAAATTGGTTCGTGTCGATATTTTATTGAATGCACAATCGGTTGATGCACTTTCTGCGTTGATTCATGCAGATAACGCGTATAACATCGGTAAAAAGATGTGTGAGAAGCTGAAAGAATTGATTCCAAGACAACAGTTTGATATTCCGGTTCAAGCTGCAATTGGTGCCAAAATTATTTCGCGTGAAACCATCAAAGCACTTCGTAAAGATGTAACGGCAAAATGTTACGGTGGTGATATCTCGCGTAAGCGTAAACTCCTTGAAAAGCAGAAAAAAGGGAAGAAGCGCATGCGCCAAGTTGGAAATGTAGAAATACCGCAACAAGCATTTATGGCAGTGTTGAAACTGAATGATTAA
- a CDS encoding sodium:proton antiporter: protein MLELAGIIILGILAQWFAWKFKIPAILPLILIGLLVGPIAAEYLSEDGTKWIEPIWDNDKQKGLFPGESLFNFVSLAISIILFEGGLTLKRSEIKNVGPVITKLITLGSAVTFFGAGIAAHFVFELSWDLSFLFSGLIIVTGPTVITPILRNIPLKKDLSAVLKWEGILIDPIGALVAVLMFEFISVGGDSGFTKTALIEFGKIILFGTTFGFTFAHALAFAINKKLIPHYLLNVVSLSVVLLVFVESEIFAHESGLLAVVVMGMVLGNGKLENIKELLYFKESLSVLLISILFILLAANINIEDLLLLYNWKTAILFALVVFVIRPIGVFLSTAQSKLKTKEKLFISWVGPRGIVAAGIASLFGSKLAKQGVEGAEYITPLVFMIVLGTVLLNATTARLFAKLSGVFLTKSEGILIVGASKVSRLLGHYLKTNGRHVVLIDSNLSNIERAKELGLEAISTDIYSNTLTDNIELNDVGYLIALTGNSGINKYAIDKFGAEFGENGSFRLVTREEMLDENNNPAEGLFSSTDDYNSLTEVTRKYPSIQEIEITDIAHYKSLIEQTHNDKDIVPLFIKKDNGELDIISSQEIEFEEVGKTWKLVYLGKPFDVETTETI, encoded by the coding sequence ATGCTCGAATTAGCTGGGATTATTATTTTAGGAATATTGGCACAGTGGTTTGCGTGGAAATTTAAAATTCCAGCGATTCTACCATTAATATTAATTGGGCTGCTTGTTGGCCCCATTGCTGCAGAATATTTATCGGAAGATGGTACCAAATGGATTGAACCTATTTGGGATAACGACAAACAAAAAGGACTGTTTCCCGGAGAAAGTCTCTTTAACTTTGTGTCGCTTGCCATTAGTATCATTCTGTTTGAAGGCGGACTGACTTTGAAACGATCTGAAATAAAAAATGTAGGTCCTGTCATTACAAAATTGATCACGCTAGGTTCCGCAGTCACCTTTTTTGGTGCTGGAATTGCCGCACATTTTGTATTTGAGTTGAGCTGGGATTTATCGTTTCTATTTTCTGGATTGATCATTGTTACTGGACCAACGGTAATTACGCCGATTCTTCGAAACATTCCACTAAAAAAAGACCTTTCTGCGGTATTAAAGTGGGAAGGAATTTTAATTGATCCTATTGGTGCATTGGTTGCCGTTTTAATGTTTGAATTTATCAGTGTCGGTGGCGATAGTGGATTTACCAAAACTGCCCTAATTGAATTTGGAAAAATCATCCTTTTTGGAACTACATTCGGGTTTACGTTTGCACATGCGTTGGCGTTTGCGATCAATAAAAAATTGATTCCACATTACTTATTAAATGTCGTTTCTTTATCAGTTGTTTTATTAGTTTTTGTAGAATCGGAAATCTTTGCACATGAATCTGGTTTATTAGCAGTTGTTGTGATGGGAATGGTGTTAGGAAATGGAAAACTAGAAAACATAAAAGAACTTTTATACTTTAAAGAATCGCTGAGTGTCTTGCTAATTTCCATCCTTTTTATCTTGCTTGCCGCGAATATCAATATAGAAGATTTACTGTTGCTGTACAATTGGAAAACCGCCATCTTATTCGCGTTGGTGGTTTTCGTGATACGACCGATAGGCGTTTTCTTGAGTACGGCACAATCAAAATTAAAAACGAAAGAAAAACTCTTCATTAGTTGGGTTGGACCACGAGGAATTGTAGCAGCTGGTATTGCTTCGTTATTTGGTAGCAAGCTGGCTAAGCAAGGTGTAGAAGGTGCAGAATATATTACACCTTTAGTATTTATGATTGTACTCGGAACCGTGTTACTCAATGCAACAACAGCACGTTTATTTGCAAAATTGTCAGGTGTGTTTTTGACAAAATCAGAAGGAATACTGATTGTGGGTGCTTCCAAAGTATCTCGTTTGTTAGGACATTATCTTAAAACGAACGGACGCCATGTGGTGTTAATTGATAGCAATTTAAGCAATATTGAAAGAGCCAAAGAACTTGGTTTAGAAGCGATCAGTACAGATATTTATTCCAACACATTGACCGACAATATCGAATTGAATGATGTTGGATATTTAATTGCACTTACAGGAAATTCAGGCATTAACAAATATGCTATTGACAAATTTGGTGCTGAGTTTGGTGAAAATGGTTCATTCCGATTGGTTACTAGAGAAGAAATGTTAGACGAAAATAACAATCCGGCAGAAGGACTTTTTTCAAGCACTGATGATTACAACTCTCTCACCGAAGTAACACGCAAATATCCTTCCATACAAGAAATTGAAATCACAGATATTGCACACTATAAAAGTCTTATTGAACAGACACATAACGATAAAGACATTGTGCCGTTATTCATTAAAAAAGATAACGGTGAATTGGACATTATTTCTTCTCAAGAAATAGAGTTTGAAGAAGTTGGTAAAACCTGGAAGCTTGTCTATTTAGGAAAACCTTTTGATGTAGAAACTACGGAAACGATTTAG
- a CDS encoding HRDC domain-containing protein, with amino-acid sequence MNKELELAFNFIEKTNRNLFLTGKAGTGKTTFLHKVKATSLKRLVVVAPTGVAAINAKGVTIHSFFQLPFEPFIPGNTGRNPKIQRKFSKTKIDIIRSLDLVIIDEISMVRADVLDGINEVLCRYKNNTKPFGGVQLLLIGDLQQLSPVVRPNEWELLKNYYKTAYFFSSIAYQKAAILAIELKYIYRQQNQAFIAILNEIRTNTLSSASAEILNKQYQPDFTPAKEDSYITLTTHNNRADAINQKELDNLETQERTYIAEISGNFSEKTYPNSENLMLKEGAQVMFIKNDSSLEKRYYNGKIGTVIYLDEDTVTVKCSEDDIIEATYETWENIKYTLNKETKEISNTIEGTYTQIPLRLAWAITIHKSQGLTFDKAIIDAEASFAHGQTYVALSRCKTLEGIVLKTPIKAASIISDATVDTFTAQLEENEPTEADLKASKKAFQLNLMSEVFDYHPFLYPVKRLIDIYYKNKNTLSGHILQPLETIKDKGIVPFLKINTTFKSQLESLSATVENPEEDATIQARFKKAIAYFKEKTKENITTVLSTLTFATDNQAVSKDFEKQLKDLEDKLAVKTKILEALSGHFSTENYLKVRANSILEVSEVKVVKRAIATSTTHEELFEDLRLFRLSVSNSENIPPFQVFTQNSLFEMCEMLPATPKQLRKIHGMGKVRVEKYGEEILEIIKEYSAKHNLSPKQEEVVIEVAKKNTKEISLDFFKEGLSVEEIAEKRGLAASTILGHLGHFVVEGVLDITEILPEAKITKGLEIIKNNTFESLNELKEIAGTDFSYNELRILVNYSKEQ; translated from the coding sequence ATGAACAAGGAGCTAGAGTTAGCATTTAATTTTATAGAAAAAACAAATCGGAATTTATTTCTTACAGGAAAAGCAGGTACTGGTAAAACTACTTTTTTACATAAAGTAAAAGCGACCTCTTTAAAACGATTGGTTGTCGTAGCACCTACAGGTGTTGCCGCCATCAATGCAAAAGGTGTCACGATTCATTCCTTTTTTCAATTGCCTTTTGAACCTTTCATTCCTGGAAATACTGGAAGAAACCCCAAAATTCAACGCAAGTTTAGTAAAACCAAAATTGATATTATACGATCGTTAGATCTTGTGATTATTGATGAAATTAGTATGGTGCGCGCCGATGTGTTGGATGGAATTAATGAAGTATTGTGTCGGTATAAAAATAACACAAAACCGTTTGGTGGCGTACAATTATTATTGATTGGTGATTTGCAACAACTCTCGCCAGTGGTACGGCCAAACGAATGGGAATTGCTTAAAAACTATTACAAAACAGCTTATTTTTTTAGCAGCATAGCGTATCAAAAAGCAGCTATTTTAGCGATTGAATTAAAATATATTTACCGACAGCAAAACCAAGCATTTATTGCGATTTTGAACGAAATTCGGACCAATACATTGTCTTCCGCTTCCGCAGAAATACTAAACAAACAATACCAGCCAGATTTTACGCCTGCAAAAGAAGATAGTTACATTACATTGACCACACATAACAATCGTGCAGATGCTATCAATCAAAAAGAATTAGACAATTTAGAAACACAAGAACGCACTTATATTGCAGAGATTTCAGGGAATTTTAGCGAAAAAACCTATCCAAATAGTGAAAACTTAATGTTGAAAGAAGGTGCGCAAGTCATGTTTATTAAAAATGATAGTTCTCTGGAAAAGCGTTATTACAACGGTAAAATTGGCACCGTAATTTATTTAGATGAAGATACTGTCACTGTAAAATGTTCCGAAGATGATATTATTGAAGCAACATACGAAACTTGGGAAAACATAAAATATACGCTCAACAAGGAAACCAAAGAAATTTCAAATACTATTGAGGGAACATATACGCAAATTCCGTTGCGATTGGCGTGGGCAATTACCATTCATAAAAGTCAAGGATTAACCTTTGATAAAGCGATTATTGATGCGGAAGCTTCTTTTGCGCACGGACAAACCTATGTAGCGTTGAGTCGGTGTAAAACCTTGGAAGGAATTGTATTAAAAACTCCGATAAAAGCGGCGAGTATTATTAGTGATGCTACGGTAGATACGTTTACAGCACAACTAGAAGAAAACGAACCTACGGAAGCCGATTTGAAAGCGTCTAAAAAAGCGTTTCAACTCAATTTAATGAGCGAAGTATTTGATTATCATCCGTTTTTATATCCTGTAAAACGATTGATAGATATTTATTATAAAAATAAAAATACACTCAGCGGACACATTTTGCAACCACTAGAAACCATTAAAGACAAAGGAATTGTGCCTTTTCTCAAGATTAATACCACCTTCAAAAGTCAATTGGAATCCTTGTCAGCAACTGTAGAAAACCCTGAAGAAGATGCTACGATTCAAGCGCGTTTTAAGAAAGCGATTGCCTATTTTAAAGAGAAAACGAAGGAAAATATCACAACGGTGTTAAGTACGCTTACATTTGCCACAGACAACCAAGCCGTATCCAAAGATTTTGAAAAACAATTGAAGGACTTAGAAGATAAATTAGCTGTAAAAACTAAAATTTTAGAGGCATTATCAGGTCATTTTTCCACAGAAAACTACTTAAAAGTACGCGCAAACTCTATTTTAGAAGTTTCAGAAGTGAAAGTCGTAAAACGCGCCATAGCCACTTCTACAACGCATGAAGAATTGTTTGAAGATTTACGATTGTTTAGATTGAGCGTTTCCAATTCTGAAAACATTCCGCCGTTTCAAGTATTTACACAAAACTCCTTATTTGAAATGTGCGAAATGTTGCCAGCCACACCAAAACAACTCCGAAAAATACATGGCATGGGCAAAGTGCGTGTTGAAAAGTATGGTGAAGAAATCTTAGAAATCATCAAAGAATATTCGGCAAAACACAATTTGTCACCAAAACAAGAAGAAGTAGTGATTGAAGTTGCCAAGAAAAATACCAAAGAAATTTCGTTAGACTTTTTTAAAGAAGGTTTATCTGTAGAAGAAATTGCCGAAAAAAGAGGGTTGGCGGCTTCCACTATTTTGGGACATTTGGGGCATTTTGTTGTGGAAGGCGTGTTGGACATTACCGAAATTCTACCCGAAGCAAAAATAACCAAAGGATTAGAAATCATTAAAAACAATACGTTTGAAAGCTTAAACGAACTCAAAGAAATTGCAGGCACGGATTTTTCATATAATGAACTTCGCATCTTGGTCAATTACAGTAAGGAACAATAA
- a CDS encoding MBL fold metallo-hydrolase, translating to MKLYPIEAGNFKLDGGAMFGVVPKSLWQRTNPADAHNMIDIAARCLLIEDGNRLILVDTGMGNKQSDKFYGYYYLWGDDSIEKSLKKYGFHKDDITDVFMTHLHFDHCGGSIQWNKDRTGYEPAFKNARFWSNENHWKWATEPNRREKASFLKENIIPMEESGHLNFIAQPKVDILENSALGFDVFFANGHTDKQMIPMIQYNGKTICFMADLLATAGHLPIPFVMGYDTRPLLTLDEKEKFLNLAADNNFYLFLEHDAHNEIITVKHTEKGVRLHEVFTCNEIL from the coding sequence ATGAAGCTGTATCCCATTGAAGCTGGAAACTTTAAATTAGATGGTGGAGCCATGTTTGGCGTGGTACCAAAATCCTTATGGCAACGCACCAATCCTGCAGATGCTCATAATATGATTGATATAGCGGCGCGCTGTTTATTAATTGAAGATGGCAATCGACTCATTTTGGTGGATACTGGCATGGGCAACAAGCAAAGCGATAAATTTTACGGCTACTATTACCTTTGGGGCGATGACTCGATAGAAAAATCACTAAAAAAATACGGTTTTCATAAAGACGATATTACGGATGTATTTATGACACATCTGCACTTTGATCATTGTGGCGGAAGCATTCAATGGAATAAAGATCGTACTGGGTATGAACCTGCGTTTAAAAATGCACGTTTTTGGAGCAATGAAAATCATTGGAAATGGGCAACAGAACCCAATAGACGCGAAAAAGCATCGTTTTTAAAGGAAAATATCATTCCAATGGAAGAAAGCGGTCACCTCAACTTTATTGCACAACCAAAGGTGGATATTTTGGAAAATTCAGCATTAGGTTTTGATGTCTTTTTTGCGAATGGACACACCGACAAACAAATGATTCCCATGATTCAATACAACGGAAAAACCATTTGTTTTATGGCAGATTTGTTGGCAACCGCTGGACATTTACCAATTCCATTTGTCATGGGCTACGACACCAGACCTTTGCTTACCTTAGATGAAAAAGAAAAATTTCTTAATCTGGCGGCAGACAACAATTTTTACCTCTTTCTAGAACATGATGCACACAACGAAATCATCACCGTAAAACACACAGAAAAAGGTGTACGACTCCACGAAGTTTTTACATGTAACGAAATACTTTAA
- a CDS encoding S8 family peptidase: MKILKTSIFAASLLILASCSTTAPILSTPIANIDATPLKERTLTKEELKSWSHKDLVTDTIPGMSIDKAYAEILKGRKGKKVLVAVLDSGIDIDHEDLNDVIWTNPKEKPNNGKDDDKNGYIDDIHGWNFLGDSYNENLEKTRIVKRGKSHPNLEEAKTGIEDDYNEYSQGKIQLEQINTRVKDANAAFKAYFKKDAYTMDDINKIESPDETMSQHIFIAKRIMGNGRFESLDEVEKEIDDNIVSFTERLNYNLNVDFDGRSVVGDDPYDITDTDYGNANVKHSVKTESHGTHVAGIIAAERNNGIGMNGVANNVEIMAVRMVPNGDEYDKDVALGIRYAVDNGAQIINCSFGKYFSQNNEWVRDAIAYAGKNNVLIVKAAGNENENLDIKSVFPNDQTPTGTEISDTFLTVGSLQNKYGSQMVSGFSNYGQNNVDVFAPGSSIYSTFPENEYKSIGGTSMAAPGVSGIAALIMSQYPKLTAAQVKKIIMQSGLPINRDVVVDQKKNAMPFSQGSKSGKIANAYNALILADKVSRGKVQL, from the coding sequence ATGAAAATACTAAAAACCTCAATTTTTGCTGCGTCTTTGCTAATCTTAGCATCCTGTAGTACGACAGCGCCTATATTATCAACTCCTATTGCAAACATTGATGCAACGCCTTTAAAAGAGCGTACATTGACGAAAGAAGAACTCAAATCTTGGAGTCATAAAGACTTGGTAACGGATACCATTCCTGGAATGAGTATCGACAAAGCGTATGCAGAAATTCTTAAAGGAAGAAAAGGGAAAAAAGTACTTGTGGCTGTGTTGGACTCTGGAATTGATATTGATCATGAAGATTTAAATGACGTAATTTGGACCAATCCGAAAGAAAAGCCTAACAATGGAAAAGACGATGACAAAAACGGATATATAGATGATATTCACGGTTGGAACTTTTTAGGCGATTCATACAATGAAAATTTAGAAAAAACACGGATCGTAAAAAGAGGAAAAAGTCATCCCAATTTAGAAGAAGCAAAAACTGGAATTGAAGATGATTATAATGAATATTCGCAAGGAAAAATACAATTGGAACAAATTAATACGCGCGTCAAAGATGCAAATGCAGCTTTTAAAGCTTATTTTAAGAAAGATGCGTATACGATGGACGACATCAATAAGATTGAATCGCCAGATGAAACCATGTCACAACACATTTTCATCGCAAAACGTATTATGGGTAATGGACGTTTTGAAAGCTTAGATGAAGTAGAAAAAGAAATTGATGACAATATCGTTTCGTTTACCGAGCGTTTAAATTACAATTTGAATGTAGATTTTGACGGACGCTCCGTTGTCGGAGACGATCCGTATGACATTACGGATACTGATTATGGTAACGCAAACGTTAAGCATTCTGTAAAAACAGAATCGCACGGAACACATGTTGCAGGAATTATTGCTGCCGAACGTAATAACGGAATCGGAATGAATGGTGTCGCAAATAATGTTGAAATTATGGCAGTACGTATGGTACCAAATGGTGATGAGTATGACAAAGATGTTGCTTTAGGAATTCGATATGCGGTTGATAATGGCGCACAAATCATCAATTGTAGTTTTGGTAAATACTTTTCTCAAAACAACGAATGGGTTCGTGATGCCATCGCTTACGCGGGAAAAAACAATGTATTGATTGTAAAAGCTGCTGGAAACGAAAATGAAAATTTAGATATCAAATCGGTATTTCCAAACGATCAAACACCTACAGGAACTGAAATTTCAGATACGTTTTTAACCGTTGGATCACTTCAAAACAAATATGGTTCGCAAATGGTATCTGGTTTTTCTAATTACGGACAAAACAATGTAGATGTTTTTGCACCAGGATCAAGCATTTATTCAACATTTCCAGAGAATGAATACAAGTCTATCGGAGGAACTTCTATGGCAGCTCCAGGTGTTTCTGGAATTGCTGCATTGATCATGTCTCAATATCCGAAATTGACGGCTGCACAAGTAAAGAAAATCATCATGCAATCTGGATTACCTATCAATAGAGATGTGGTTGTAGATCAAAAGAAAAACGCAATGCCATTTTCTCAAGGATCTAAGTCAGGAAAAATAGCAAACGCATACAACGCACTTATTTTAGCAGATAAAGTAAGTAGAGGAAAAGTTCAGTTGTAA